One stretch of Sulfuricystis multivorans DNA includes these proteins:
- a CDS encoding TIGR04283 family arsenosugar biosynthesis glycosyltransferase produces MISIVIPVLDEADGIVSALQALQPLRARGGEVIVVDGGSVDATLELARPLADQAISAPRGRARQMNAGAAAASGAVLLFLHADTRLPEEADRLILDALAAGKGQWGRFDVEIAGDSPWLGVVARMMNLRSRLTGIATGDQAMFVSRAAFLAVGGFPEIPLMEDIALSKALRQRGRPLCLTARATTSGRRWETHGVWRTILLMWWLRLRYFFGADPQRLACEYGYVPDRP; encoded by the coding sequence ATGATCAGTATCGTGATCCCCGTTCTCGACGAAGCAGACGGCATCGTGTCCGCATTGCAAGCGCTGCAACCGTTGCGGGCACGCGGTGGCGAGGTGATCGTCGTCGATGGCGGCAGTGTGGATGCAACGCTTGAATTGGCCAGGCCACTGGCCGACCAGGCGATCAGTGCGCCCCGCGGCCGGGCGCGCCAGATGAATGCCGGGGCCGCAGCGGCAAGCGGTGCGGTGCTGCTCTTTTTGCATGCCGATACTCGCTTGCCCGAGGAGGCCGACCGACTGATCCTCGATGCCTTGGCCGCGGGAAAGGGCCAGTGGGGACGCTTCGATGTGGAGATAGCAGGCGATTCCCCGTGGCTCGGCGTCGTCGCCCGCATGATGAATCTGCGCTCGCGGCTGACCGGTATCGCCACCGGCGATCAGGCCATGTTCGTCTCGCGCGCAGCCTTCCTTGCGGTCGGTGGCTTTCCGGAGATCCCCTTGATGGAAGACATTGCCCTGTCGAAAGCCCTGCGCCAAAGGGGGCGCCCGCTATGCCTGACGGCGCGGGCGACGACCTCGGGGCGGCGCTGGGAGACGCACGGCGTCTGGCGCACGATCCTTTTGATGTGGTGGCTGCGGCTGCGCTATTTCTTCGGCGCCGATCCGCAACGACTCGCCTGCGAGTACGGCTATGTCCCCGATCGACCCTGA
- a CDS encoding TIGR04282 family arsenosugar biosynthesis glycosyltransferase, protein MSPIDPDAGRVGVAILARAPIPGQCKTRLIPALGAAGAARLQRWLLQRTVAMALVADVGPVSLWCAGDPRHPDFIQCRAYGAVSVRHQPQGDLGRRMLAAAHASATSSGVLVIGTDCPALTPGSLREAAARLQRHDAVLTPAEDGGYVLIGLRAPIASVFEGIAWGSDEVMAQTRQRLRECGCTWEESTTLWDVDRPEDLSRLLAAFPEAMQAIGTAVTL, encoded by the coding sequence ATGTCCCCGATCGACCCTGATGCCGGCCGCGTCGGCGTGGCGATCCTCGCCCGTGCGCCGATTCCGGGCCAATGCAAGACCCGGCTGATCCCGGCTCTGGGCGCGGCGGGAGCGGCGCGACTGCAACGCTGGTTGTTGCAACGCACCGTCGCGATGGCGCTGGTCGCGGATGTCGGGCCAGTCTCCCTGTGGTGCGCGGGCGATCCGCGCCATCCCGATTTCATCCAGTGCCGCGCTTACGGTGCGGTGAGCGTGCGCCATCAGCCGCAGGGCGATCTGGGGCGGCGCATGCTGGCGGCCGCGCACGCATCGGCCACGTCCTCTGGGGTGCTGGTCATCGGCACCGATTGCCCGGCGCTGACGCCGGGTTCCTTGCGCGAGGCGGCGGCGCGCTTGCAGCGACACGATGCCGTGCTCACGCCGGCAGAGGATGGCGGCTACGTGCTGATCGGTCTGCGCGCACCGATCGCATCCGTGTTCGAGGGCATCGCCTGGGGGAGCGATGAGGTGATGGCGCAGACCCGGCAACGGCTGCGGGAGTGCGGCTGCACGTGGGAAGAATCGACGACGCTCTGGGACGTCGACCGTCCGGAAGATTTGTCGCGTCTTCTCGCCGCGTTTCCCGAAGCGATGCAGGCCATAGGCACGGCGGTAACATTATGA
- a CDS encoding sigma-70 family RNA polymerase sigma factor, giving the protein MPDEVVGHIDAAFLTEIRRDMLRFATLQLRDAQLAEDVVQEAMLAALDGEKQFAGRSAVKTWIFAILRNKIVDAIRQKAKSVNFSALLPEEADLEEAFEAQFKPNAHWRLEAAPSDWGDPEAALHQEQFWAVFEACLEHLPANTARVFMMREFLEFDTAEICRELGISTSNCHVILHRARNALRRCLQDSWFASGVSSC; this is encoded by the coding sequence ATGCCGGATGAAGTCGTCGGTCACATCGATGCGGCTTTTCTGACGGAAATACGTCGTGACATGCTGCGCTTCGCCACCCTGCAATTGCGCGACGCGCAGCTCGCCGAAGACGTGGTGCAAGAAGCGATGCTCGCCGCGCTCGACGGAGAAAAACAGTTCGCCGGCCGTTCCGCCGTGAAAACCTGGATCTTCGCGATCCTGCGCAACAAGATCGTCGATGCGATCCGCCAGAAAGCGAAGAGCGTGAATTTCAGCGCGCTGCTGCCGGAAGAGGCCGATCTGGAAGAAGCCTTCGAGGCCCAGTTCAAGCCGAACGCGCACTGGCGTCTTGAAGCCGCACCCTCGGACTGGGGTGATCCAGAAGCCGCCTTGCATCAGGAACAGTTCTGGGCAGTGTTCGAGGCCTGCCTCGAACACCTGCCGGCCAATACCGCACGTGTGTTCATGATGCGCGAGTTCCTCGAATTCGATACCGCCGAGATCTGCCGTGAGCTCGGCATTTCCACCAGCAACTGCCATGTGATCCTGCATCGCGCGCGCAATGCGCTGCGCCGCTGCCTGCAGGACAGCTGGTTTGCTTCGGGAGTCTCGTCATGCTGA
- a CDS encoding zf-HC2 domain-containing protein: MLSCKEVTHLLSEGQDRKLSLRERLALKMHLAMCKGCTNYRRQMDFLHRACKRYAGKLLDDGGSGE; this comes from the coding sequence ATGCTGAGCTGCAAGGAAGTCACCCATCTGCTCTCCGAAGGGCAGGACCGCAAGCTGTCACTGCGTGAGCGACTCGCGCTCAAGATGCACCTGGCGATGTGCAAAGGCTGCACGAACTACCGTCGGCAAATGGATTTCCTGCATCGGGCCTGCAAACGCTACGCCGGCAAACTGCTCGACGACGGCGGTTCTGGCGAGTAA
- the arsS gene encoding arsenosugar biosynthesis radical SAM (seleno)protein ArsS (Some members of this family are selenoproteins.), whose product MHDTLPLLVQTDFPPIRRERLAILQANLGYRCNQSCRHCHVAASPRRSEEMAWETMELLLRFAEQQGIASLDLTGGAPELNPHFRRLVVAARALGVKVIDRCNLTILNEPGQEDLAGFLAAHAVEIVASLPCYLEENVDLQRGDGVFQASLAGLRQLNDLGYGLPNRGLTLNLVYNPLGPDLPPEQSALEAAYKEQLLTRYGIVFNHLYALANMPIRRFGSTLLARDAFHDYMRLLKSAHRHDNLPGVMCRTTISVDWRGFVYDCDFNQMLGLPLGDSARPVHLSELLERDIAGRVIRVADHCYGCTAGQGSSCGGALKAETREATCTNS is encoded by the coding sequence ATGCACGATACCCTTCCCCTGCTGGTCCAGACGGATTTTCCGCCCATCCGGCGCGAACGTCTTGCCATCCTCCAGGCCAACCTCGGTTACCGCTGCAACCAGTCCTGCCGGCACTGCCATGTCGCCGCCAGTCCCAGGCGTAGCGAGGAAATGGCCTGGGAGACCATGGAGCTGCTGCTGCGTTTTGCCGAGCAGCAGGGAATCGCGAGCCTCGACCTGACAGGTGGCGCTCCCGAGCTGAATCCTCACTTCCGTCGGCTGGTCGTCGCCGCCCGGGCGCTGGGTGTGAAGGTCATCGACCGCTGCAATCTGACCATTCTCAACGAGCCGGGACAGGAAGACCTGGCCGGGTTTCTCGCCGCCCATGCGGTGGAGATCGTCGCTTCGCTGCCGTGCTATCTGGAAGAGAACGTCGATTTGCAGCGTGGCGACGGGGTTTTCCAGGCGAGCCTCGCCGGCTTGCGCCAGCTCAACGATCTGGGCTATGGCCTTCCCAACAGGGGGCTGACGCTGAATCTGGTCTATAACCCCCTCGGCCCCGACCTGCCGCCGGAGCAAAGCGCACTCGAAGCGGCCTACAAGGAGCAGCTTTTGACGCGCTACGGCATCGTCTTCAACCATCTCTATGCGCTCGCCAACATGCCGATCCGCCGCTTCGGCAGCACGCTGCTCGCGCGTGACGCATTCCACGACTACATGCGCTTGCTCAAGAGCGCGCATCGGCACGACAACCTGCCCGGCGTGATGTGCCGGACGACGATTTCCGTCGATTGGCGGGGTTTCGTCTATGACTGTGACTTCAACCAGATGCTCGGCCTGCCGCTCGGTGACTCTGCCCGGCCAGTGCATCTGTCGGAACTGCTGGAGCGGGACATCGCCGGCCGCGTCATTCGCGTCGCCGACCACTGCTACGGCTGCACGGCGGGGCAGGGCAGCAGCTGCGGCGGCGCGCTGAAAGCGGAAACCCGGGAGGCGACATGCACGAACTCGTGA
- a CDS encoding methyltransferase domain-containing protein, which translates to MHELVKDYYGKQLSGTADLKTSACCDASSVPAWLKPLLAKIHPEVLERYYGCGLVCPPLLEGCRVLDLGSGSGRDVYALAQLVGRRGEVVGVDMTDEQLAVAERHRAWHAERFGFANVRFLHGYIERLIELDLEPASFDVIVSNCVVNLSPDKAAVLAGVHRLLKPGGEFYFSDVYADRRVPEAVRNDPVLYGECLGGALYWNDFLHLAREAGFADPRLVEDRPLDVTDPELVPRTAGVRFFSATYRLFKLDGLETDCEDYGQAVIYRGSIAEQAQVFALDKHHRIEVGRVFPVCGNTYRMLKESRLAPHFDFIGDFSRHYGIFAGCGKDIPFGSQPPNEDHCGCC; encoded by the coding sequence ATGCACGAACTCGTGAAGGATTACTACGGCAAGCAACTGTCGGGCACCGCCGATCTGAAAACCTCCGCCTGCTGCGATGCCTCCAGCGTGCCGGCCTGGCTGAAGCCCTTGCTGGCGAAGATCCATCCGGAAGTGCTGGAGCGCTACTACGGCTGTGGTCTCGTCTGCCCGCCGCTGCTGGAAGGCTGCCGCGTACTCGATCTCGGTAGCGGGTCCGGTCGCGACGTGTATGCGCTGGCGCAGCTCGTCGGCCGCAGGGGCGAGGTGGTCGGCGTCGATATGACCGACGAACAGCTGGCGGTGGCCGAGCGTCATCGTGCCTGGCACGCCGAGCGCTTCGGTTTTGCCAACGTGCGTTTCCTGCATGGCTACATCGAGCGCCTCATCGAGCTCGATCTGGAACCGGCCAGCTTCGACGTCATCGTCTCCAACTGCGTGGTCAATCTGTCGCCCGATAAGGCGGCGGTGCTTGCCGGCGTCCATCGTCTGCTCAAGCCGGGCGGCGAGTTCTATTTCTCGGATGTCTATGCCGACCGGCGCGTGCCCGAGGCGGTACGTAACGACCCGGTGCTGTACGGCGAATGCCTCGGCGGCGCACTCTATTGGAACGATTTCCTGCATCTTGCGCGGGAGGCGGGCTTTGCCGATCCGCGGCTGGTCGAAGACCGGCCGCTCGACGTCACCGATCCGGAGCTTGTGCCGCGCACCGCGGGCGTGCGCTTTTTCTCGGCGACCTACCGGCTGTTCAAGCTCGACGGGCTGGAAACCGATTGCGAAGACTACGGCCAGGCCGTCATCTATCGCGGCAGCATTGCGGAACAGGCGCAGGTCTTCGCGCTCGACAAACACCACCGCATCGAAGTCGGCCGGGTTTTCCCGGTCTGCGGCAACACGTATCGCATGCTGAAGGAGAGCCGACTGGCGCCGCATTTCGACTTCATCGGCGACTTTTCGCGCCATTACGGCATTTTCGCCGGTTGCGGCAAGGACATCCCTTTCGGCAGCCAGCCGCCAAACGAGGATCATTGCGGCTGTTGCTGA
- the merA gene encoding mercury(II) reductase, with protein sequence MNDCCITPQPGDNGVHIAIIGSGGAAMAAALKVVERGARVTLIERGTIGGTCVNVGCVPSKILIRTAQIAKLRRESPFDGGITATSPTIDRSTLLAQQQARVAELRQAKYEGILANRPEIDVLRGEARFGDATSLVVRLTDGGERIVAFDRCLIATGASAAVVPIPGLKDTPYWTSTEALASETLPAHLAVIGSSVVAVELAQAFARLGSQVTILARSRLFFREDPAIGAAITEAFRAEGITVLEQTQASHIAHVGGTFVLTTAHGEIRADKLLVATGRIPNTRTLNLEAAGVAVDARGAILVDDRLRTNVPNIFAAGDCTNQPQFVYVAAAAGTRAAINMTGGEAALDLTAMPTVVFTDPQVATVGLSEAEAHLMGIETDSRTLTLDNVPRALANFDTRGFIKLVAEAGSSRLLGVQAVAPEAGELIQTAALAIRHRMTVQELADQLFPYLTMVEGLKLAAQTFSKDVKQLSCCAG encoded by the coding sequence ATGAATGATTGCTGCATAACACCCCAGCCGGGCGACAATGGTGTGCACATTGCCATCATCGGCAGCGGCGGCGCGGCGATGGCGGCGGCCTTGAAGGTCGTCGAGCGCGGCGCACGTGTCACGCTGATCGAGCGCGGCACGATTGGCGGCACCTGTGTCAATGTCGGCTGCGTGCCATCGAAGATCCTGATCCGCACGGCGCAAATCGCTAAGCTGCGGCGGGAGAGCCCGTTCGACGGCGGCATCACTGCGACATCGCCGACGATCGATCGCAGCACGCTGCTCGCCCAGCAGCAGGCCCGCGTCGCCGAACTGCGCCAGGCCAAATACGAAGGCATCCTGGCCAATCGCCCGGAGATCGATGTGTTGCGCGGCGAGGCGCGCTTTGGGGACGCCACGAGTCTCGTCGTGCGCCTGACCGACGGCGGCGAGCGCATCGTCGCCTTCGACCGCTGTTTGATCGCCACCGGCGCGAGCGCCGCGGTGGTGCCGATTCCGGGCCTGAAAGACACGCCCTACTGGACGTCCACCGAGGCGCTGGCGAGCGAAACCCTTCCCGCGCATCTTGCCGTGATCGGCTCGTCGGTCGTCGCGGTGGAACTGGCGCAAGCCTTCGCACGGCTGGGTAGCCAAGTCACGATCCTGGCGCGCAGCCGGCTCTTCTTCCGCGAAGACCCGGCGATCGGCGCGGCCATCACGGAAGCCTTCCGTGCCGAAGGCATCACGGTGCTGGAACAGACACAAGCCAGCCACATCGCCCATGTGGGCGGCACTTTCGTGCTGACCACGGCGCACGGCGAAATCCGCGCCGACAAGTTGCTCGTCGCCACCGGCCGGATACCGAACACACGTACGCTGAACCTGGAAGCGGCAGGCGTCGCAGTCGATGCGCGGGGCGCGATTCTCGTCGACGATCGTCTGCGCACCAATGTTCCGAACATTTTCGCAGCCGGCGACTGTACCAACCAGCCGCAGTTCGTCTATGTGGCTGCGGCCGCCGGCACCCGCGCGGCCATCAACATGACCGGCGGAGAAGCCGCACTCGACCTGACGGCGATGCCGACGGTGGTGTTCACCGATCCGCAGGTGGCCACCGTCGGCTTGTCCGAAGCCGAGGCCCATCTCATGGGCATCGAAACCGACAGCCGCACCCTCACGCTCGACAACGTGCCGAGGGCGCTGGCCAATTTCGATACGCGCGGCTTCATCAAACTGGTCGCGGAAGCGGGCAGCTCTCGCCTGCTCGGCGTGCAAGCGGTCGCCCCGGAAGCGGGTGAGCTGATCCAGACGGCGGCGCTGGCCATCCGCCACCGCATGACGGTGCAGGAACTGGCCGACCAGTTGTTTCCTTATCTCACGATGGTCGAAGGCTTGAAACTCGCCGCGCAGACCTTCAGCAAGGATGTGAAGCAATTGTCCTGCTGTGCCGGATGA
- the merC gene encoding organomercurial transporter MerC gives MQSMLRWINRIGDKAGSLGALVSAMGCAMCFPAIASLGAALGLGFLGQWEELFIGTLLPASAVLLLVVHALGWFAHRQWQRSLLGMLGPVLLLLALYLWFDAKLIYVSLALMVAVSLWDLFSPASRRCDDRCTLPAKEIGS, from the coding sequence ATGCAATCGATGCTTCGTTGGATCAACCGGATTGGCGACAAGGCCGGATCGCTGGGCGCGCTGGTCTCCGCGATGGGCTGTGCCATGTGCTTCCCAGCCATCGCCAGTCTGGGCGCCGCCCTCGGCCTCGGTTTTCTCGGCCAATGGGAAGAGCTGTTCATCGGTACGCTGCTGCCGGCCTCCGCCGTGCTGTTGCTGGTCGTCCATGCCCTGGGCTGGTTCGCTCACCGGCAATGGCAGCGCAGTCTGCTGGGCATGCTCGGCCCAGTATTGCTGCTGCTCGCCCTCTATCTCTGGTTCGATGCAAAACTCATCTATGTGTCGCTGGCGCTGATGGTGGCCGTCTCGCTGTGGGATCTGTTTTCCCCTGCCAGCCGCCGTTGCGACGATCGCTGCACGCTTCCTGCCAAGGAGATCGGATCATGA
- the merR gene encoding Hg(II)-responsive transcriptional regulator has protein sequence MTTLQENMSIGAFARAAEVGVETIRFYQRKGLLPEPHRPYGSIRRYGAADVARVRFIKSAQRLGFSLDEVGELLRLEDGAHCAQAAELAARRLADVRARLADLERMEAALAQLLAECQTRRGQISCPLIKALHGGAPSPATSQRKGM, from the coding sequence ATGACGACCCTGCAGGAAAACATGAGCATCGGCGCCTTCGCCAGGGCCGCCGAGGTGGGTGTCGAAACGATCCGTTTCTACCAGCGCAAGGGGTTGCTACCCGAGCCGCACCGGCCCTATGGCAGCATTCGTCGCTATGGCGCGGCCGATGTGGCGCGGGTGAGGTTCATCAAGTCGGCCCAGCGACTGGGTTTCAGCCTGGACGAGGTCGGCGAGTTATTGCGCCTCGAGGATGGCGCGCACTGTGCCCAAGCAGCCGAGCTGGCGGCAAGGCGTCTTGCCGACGTGCGCGCTCGTTTGGCAGACCTCGAACGGATGGAAGCTGCGCTGGCACAACTACTGGCCGAGTGCCAAACGCGGCGCGGTCAGATTTCCTGCCCGTTGATCAAGGCCTTGCATGGCGGCGCTCCATCCCCTGCCACATCGCAACGGAAAGGGATGTGA
- a CDS encoding permease, giving the protein MTTLVLQIKRFSDRQPWLFLAVAAVLWFALYQTLIPFSEALVGFLPVARDSHLGGALQFFFYDTPKVLLLLTGIVFVMGIVHTFVSPERTRAILSGKRLGLGNALAASLGIVTPFCSCSAVPLFIGFLQAGVPLGVTFSFLISAPMVNEVALAMLFGLFGWKVAALYLGLGLLVAIVAGLVIGELKMERHLEDWVAALQNSQRVADVELPQLAWGERIEQGFHHVREIVGKVWPYILAGIALGAGIHGYVPEDFMASIMGKDAPWWSVPAAVVIGVPMYTNAAGIIPVVEALMGKGAALGTVLAFMMSVIALSAPEMIILRKVLKPRLIATFAGVVSAGILLVGYVFNLVL; this is encoded by the coding sequence ATGACCACACTCGTTTTGCAGATCAAGCGCTTTTCCGACCGCCAGCCTTGGCTTTTCCTCGCCGTCGCCGCTGTGCTCTGGTTTGCGCTCTACCAGACGCTGATCCCGTTTTCCGAAGCGCTGGTTGGGTTTCTTCCCGTGGCACGTGACAGCCATCTGGGTGGCGCGTTGCAATTTTTCTTCTACGACACCCCCAAGGTGCTCTTGCTCCTGACCGGCATCGTCTTCGTGATGGGTATCGTACACACCTTCGTCTCGCCCGAACGCACACGCGCGATACTCTCCGGCAAGCGGCTCGGGCTGGGCAACGCGCTGGCGGCGAGCTTGGGCATCGTCACGCCGTTTTGCTCCTGCTCCGCCGTGCCGCTGTTCATCGGCTTTTTGCAGGCCGGCGTGCCGCTCGGCGTGACTTTTTCCTTCCTCATCTCCGCGCCGATGGTCAATGAGGTGGCGCTCGCCATGCTGTTTGGCCTGTTCGGCTGGAAGGTCGCCGCGCTCTACCTCGGGCTGGGCCTGTTGGTCGCGATCGTCGCCGGGCTGGTGATCGGTGAGTTGAAGATGGAGCGCCATCTCGAGGACTGGGTGGCGGCACTGCAAAATTCGCAGCGCGTCGCGGATGTCGAGCTGCCGCAACTGGCCTGGGGCGAACGCATCGAGCAGGGCTTCCATCACGTGCGCGAAATCGTCGGCAAGGTCTGGCCCTACATCCTCGCCGGCATCGCGCTGGGCGCGGGCATCCACGGTTATGTGCCCGAGGATTTCATGGCCTCGATCATGGGCAAGGACGCACCCTGGTGGTCGGTGCCTGCCGCCGTGGTCATCGGCGTGCCGATGTATACCAATGCTGCCGGCATCATTCCGGTCGTCGAGGCGCTGATGGGCAAGGGCGCGGCGCTGGGCACCGTGCTCGCTTTCATGATGAGCGTGATCGCGCTGTCGGCCCCGGAAATGATCATCCTGAGGAAGGTCTTGAAGCCCAGACTGATCGCCACCTTCGCCGGTGTGGTGTCCGCCGGCATCCTGCTGGTGGGTTACGTCTTCAATCTGGTGCTGTAA
- a CDS encoding thioredoxin family protein, with protein sequence MRIGWLAALALMAVSVALAGCGREAPVPPSPGVALVANATASGLPTIAEFGAAACASCREMKIVLDSVARKTAGKAHVLVIDISKDYEAAQAFRIQLMPTQVFFDAKGKEIGRHMGKLTEAEIMARLGFSS encoded by the coding sequence ATGCGGATTGGGTGGCTTGCCGCTTTGGCGCTGATGGCTGTGTCGGTGGCGCTCGCCGGCTGCGGCCGTGAAGCGCCGGTGCCGCCTTCGCCCGGCGTCGCACTGGTCGCTAACGCCACCGCCTCGGGCTTGCCGACCATCGCCGAGTTCGGCGCCGCCGCCTGCGCTTCCTGCCGCGAGATGAAAATCGTGCTCGACAGCGTCGCGCGCAAGACGGCGGGCAAGGCCCATGTACTGGTCATCGACATCAGCAAGGACTATGAGGCGGCGCAGGCGTTCCGCATCCAGCTGATGCCGACTCAGGTCTTCTTCGACGCCAAGGGCAAGGAGATCGGCCGTCACATGGGCAAGCTTACCGAGGCCGAGATCATGGCGCGGCTGGGTTTTTCTTCATGA
- a CDS encoding cytochrome c biogenesis CcdA family protein, with product MTENEALIAAYPATAAATALLAGLVSSVSPCTVAAVPLVIGYVGGYAGGSRRRAISYSAAFAFGMALAFTAIGLAVALAGAMFLPTGGFWRWALIVLALAAGISLLSDKGLPGLGKAQCGATAPRTRHWRGMFGAFVTGALSGFVFAPCATPVMVGILALIGNQQDVVFGTGLMLLYSLGHSALLLAAGSSVGFAQWVARSRWAGRINWLFTRAAGGLLVGYALYLAAEILGWL from the coding sequence ATGACCGAAAACGAGGCGCTGATCGCTGCCTATCCGGCGACCGCAGCCGCCACGGCCCTGCTCGCGGGGCTGGTATCGTCAGTGTCGCCCTGCACGGTCGCCGCCGTGCCGCTGGTGATCGGCTACGTCGGCGGCTATGCCGGCGGCAGCCGGCGCCGTGCGATCAGCTATTCCGCCGCCTTCGCGTTCGGCATGGCGCTCGCTTTCACCGCCATCGGCCTCGCCGTCGCGCTGGCCGGTGCGATGTTCCTGCCAACGGGCGGTTTCTGGCGCTGGGCGTTGATCGTGCTGGCGCTGGCCGCCGGCATCAGCCTGCTGAGCGACAAGGGGCTGCCCGGACTGGGCAAGGCGCAGTGCGGAGCGACCGCACCTCGAACGCGACACTGGCGCGGTATGTTCGGTGCTTTCGTCACCGGTGCGCTGTCGGGTTTCGTGTTCGCGCCCTGCGCCACGCCGGTGATGGTCGGCATCCTGGCCTTGATCGGCAATCAGCAGGATGTCGTCTTCGGCACCGGGCTGATGTTGCTCTATTCGCTTGGCCACAGCGCGCTGCTCCTGGCAGCGGGCAGCTCGGTCGGTTTCGCCCAGTGGGTCGCCCGCTCGCGCTGGGCAGGACGCATCAACTGGCTATTCACCCGCGCCGCCGGCGGCCTGCTGGTCGGCTATGCGCTGTATCTCGCGGCGGAGATACTGGGTTGGCTGTGA
- a CDS encoding thioredoxin family protein — MKNIKVLGTGCANCKTTLKLIEDVAAAKGVAVQLEKVEELKDIMSYGVMSTPGVVVDGKVVHAGGIPSREKIESWLV; from the coding sequence ATGAAAAACATCAAAGTGCTCGGCACCGGGTGTGCCAACTGCAAGACCACGCTGAAGCTGATCGAGGATGTCGCCGCCGCCAAGGGCGTGGCCGTTCAGCTCGAAAAGGTCGAAGAGCTCAAAGACATCATGAGCTACGGCGTGATGAGCACGCCGGGGGTCGTCGTCGACGGCAAGGTGGTGCACGCCGGCGGCATCCCAAGCCGCGAAAAGATCGAATCGTGGCTGGTGTGA
- a CDS encoding DUF2798 domain-containing protein codes for MAPQKKFHLVFSLLMGLLMISLMTFVITAVNVGFAPDFLARWGKAFMVAYVVGVPVIFFLAPVARKMTGKLLGMPV; via the coding sequence ATGGCACCGCAAAAGAAGTTCCATCTCGTGTTTTCGCTCTTGATGGGCCTCCTGATGATCTCGCTGATGACCTTCGTCATCACCGCCGTGAACGTCGGCTTCGCTCCGGATTTCCTCGCCCGCTGGGGCAAGGCCTTCATGGTCGCTTATGTGGTTGGCGTGCCGGTGATTTTCTTCCTGGCACCGGTCGCACGCAAAATGACCGGCAAGCTGCTCGGGATGCCGGTTTGA
- a CDS encoding Crp/Fnr family transcriptional regulator encodes MSLAELPDYLPDPLRQTARPLAIKRRQMLWQINDPVTTIFFVRSGELDAVRYTPEGEALVMIRGQAGEFFGESALAVERYLCAAQSRSDAELYGLPKTAFLAALQTVPTFAAAFLHTQIKNARRQCSRYERVRLRRAEDRIVHYLITEGGLDACVTLNGPLSDWAAELGLQPESLYRALARLRAEGRIEGEGNTLRIRQRK; translated from the coding sequence ATGTCCCTTGCCGAACTGCCCGACTATCTCCCTGATCCCTTGCGCCAGACAGCTCGTCCTTTGGCCATCAAGCGCCGCCAGATGCTCTGGCAGATCAATGATCCCGTGACGACGATTTTCTTCGTCCGCAGCGGGGAGCTGGATGCCGTACGCTACACGCCCGAAGGCGAAGCACTGGTAATGATTCGTGGCCAGGCGGGCGAGTTCTTCGGCGAATCCGCGCTGGCGGTCGAACGCTATCTCTGCGCGGCACAGAGCCGCAGCGATGCCGAGTTGTACGGCCTGCCCAAGACCGCCTTTCTTGCGGCATTGCAGACCGTGCCGACTTTCGCGGCGGCTTTCCTGCATACGCAGATCAAGAACGCCCGCCGCCAGTGCTCGCGTTACGAGCGGGTGCGGCTACGTCGCGCCGAGGATCGCATCGTGCATTACCTCATCACCGAAGGCGGCCTGGACGCCTGCGTGACTCTCAATGGCCCCTTGTCCGACTGGGCGGCCGAGCTGGGGCTACAACCGGAATCGCTCTATCGAGCCCTGGCGCGTTTGCGCGCCGAAGGACGCATCGAAGGCGAGGGCAACACGCTGCGTATTCGCCAGCGGAAATAG